The DNA sequence TGGTGGCATCACTCACAAACTACGATCTTGTCAGATGAACTGTGAGTTTTGGCTTGCAGAAGCTACGTTTGGGAATGGGATAAAGGAGAAGAGGGGAATGGGGATTAAGGACAACGGTtggggaagaaggagaagggtGAAATGCACCATTTCAATTTCGTCTCCCACCAAGCACAATCCGTACcattttattaaagaataatgctagatacagttctCATTTGGGGATTATAATACAAGCCtaagtaattttatctttaaatttttttaaaattacaaaactattcttcttaaaataataatctttctcatttaataaaagatctatatatataatcttcaagtaaagactgtaaataaaatttttctttattaaactCATTCCATGTCATCGAGGGTGCGCGAATTCGACTACCATAGAGTTTTCGAATTTTGATACATTGGAGAACGTCCCGATTGGACGTCGTATTTCTTCTTGTATGTATGGAGTCTGGACTAGTCTTTATATCCATTTCGGAAGATAATTAGAGGAACATAGAAGCGTTTTTAAGCCCAAACGGGACAAATAAAGATTTTGGGCTTTAGGAAGAATGTGTGTTGGGCCACGATCCAAATTCGCGTGGGAGTCTGTTCTTTTCTGGAAGAAGCTTTCAAATCCAAAACGTTCCCCCTCAAATCTCTCGCACCCGAAGTTTCCAATTCTCACTCGCATTTGGATCTCACTCGTGAAACCCAATGAATTCTCACAACATCCAAGCGGGAGACGCAAATCCAAATAAACAATGGTCCTTGCAAGATTTCGAGATCGGAAAACCCCTCGGGAAAGGAAAATTCGGCCGAGTTTATCTTGCTAGAGAAGCCGAGGTTTTcggtttttattttcaattttgtgaTTTCTGGTTGTCTTCTAGGATTtggtttgatttgttttctttttaatgttaaaGAGCAAGTACATAGTGGCTTTGAAGGTGATATTCAAGGAGCAAATCGAAAAGTACAGAATTCAACACCAGCTGAGGAGAGAGATGGAGATTCAAACCAGCCTACGGCACCCGAATGTATTGCGACTCTATGGGTGGTTCCACGATGCTGAACACATTTTCTTGATACTCGAATATGCTCATGGTGGCGAGCTTTACGGGAAGCTTAGGAAAAGCGGCCATTTTTGTGAGAACCAAGCCGCCACCGTAaacatctctctccctcccgaAATCTTATCGGCATCTACTACTATCTGCAAGAAAAAGGAATTGTAATTTGGTGTTACTGTGGTTTACTTCAACTATATGAAGTATGATTTCTGCGCATGAACGCAGAAACTAGTattcttttatgtttatgtgaCTCGTCTTTATTTATAATGGGTTTTTCGTCttctatttactttttttcctcGTGGAATTAAGTGCAGAAACTTTTTGTGTGTTACGCAGTCTGAGAGAAATCCTGATGTATGTCCCTTGTGAATTTTAGCACATTTTGAGCCTCACGCAAGCATTGGCATATTGTCATGAGAAGCATGTGATTCATAGGGACATCAAGCCAGAAAATCTGTTGCTTGATCACGAGGTATACTAAAACTCCTTAAATTTGCGTTGGGTTGTTGATAAATCTCTAAGGACTTCTTTTTTGAGAAACTTAAATCGGAGGCAGATTTTGCtcttcttaatttaatttaacgaTTATGTGATACAAACTTGTAAATGGATAGTTAAAAAAAGGTTGGACATATTTTTGCTAAGCCTGTATTGACattaattaattgagttttgttacttatcattcccatacaccacactttttttttttggattttattcttcttaaacttattgaattctactactcatcattcatataccacacatttggtaagaaaaaaaaaaaagtgtagtaTATAGTGTGTGgggataataaatagaatttttctaattattataactcaTAAAGTAGACATTTTCTTCTAACATAGTTTAGTTATATGCTTAGGGACGATTGAAAATTGCAGATTTTGGATGGTCTGTTCAGTCGAGAAGCAAGAGACACACCATGTGTGGAACTTTGGATTATTTAGCACCAGAAATGGTGGAGAAGAAAGCTCATGACTACGCCGTTGATAACTGGACTTTGGGTATCCTTTGTTATGAGTTCCTTTATGGTGTCCCTCCATTTGAGGCTGAAAGTCAGAGCGATACCTTTAGAAGGTAAGGTAGAGATTATTGTTATACCCTGTTTAGTATGGATGGAAGTTGTATCATGAACTGTGTTATAGGTAGGTAGATAATTGTATTTGGTTATACCAGGATAATGAAGGTTGACCTGAGCTTCCCTTCCACTCCTCATGTTACTGAAGAAGCCAAGGATCTCATTCTTCGGGTAAGTTTGTCCATTACTATTTTATGTTGATATCTGGATGTAAACCGTAAAGGAATGGTGTCAGTGATTAGATTTAGTTGCCTTCGTGAATATGTTATCTGAAAATATGTGCAGCTTCTGGTGAAGGACTCCTCAAAACGGCTCTCTCTTCAGAAGATCATGGAGCATCCTTGGATAGTCAAGAAAGCAGATCCTACGTGAATTTGCAGTAACTAagagtttaaacttttgatcTGATTCCCCATGGCTTTGACTTTTGAGAAACTGGTATGGTCGAATTCTGCTTCTAATGGCATAATTTGTAGGCAAGTGAAGCAACTTCCAGAGTTCATCATTGTAATCTCCGATCTGCCTTCACACTATGCTATACTCAATGACTCTGAAGCATTGATTTACAAAACAAAGCTTGAGTCTCGTGTATGATACCATTTGTTTATGAGAGTATGTTCTCCTTCTAGATTAGTGTAGGTAAAACTATTGTTTAGATAATTGGATGTTTGAATCAACTTCCTGCTGTGTTATTGTAACCATTGAATTATCATTTCAAATGTAAATCACGAGTTAATCTTGCCAGATTACATTGACCGTTATCATTTGGTTGTTGCACAGTTGGATTATAAGTGCAACTAATTTTAGTACACCTCAAATCACAATATTCTCCTGACAGTCCGAAA is a window from the Juglans regia cultivar Chandler chromosome 7, Walnut 2.0, whole genome shotgun sequence genome containing:
- the LOC109006929 gene encoding serine/threonine-protein kinase Aurora-3-like, with translation MNSHNIQAGDANPNKQWSLQDFEIGKPLGKGKFGRVYLAREAESKYIVALKVIFKEQIEKYRIQHQLRREMEIQTSLRHPNVLRLYGWFHDAEHIFLILEYAHGGELYGKLRKSGHFCENQAATHILSLTQALAYCHEKHVIHRDIKPENLLLDHEGRLKIADFGWSVQSRSKRHTMCGTLDYLAPEMVEKKAHDYAVDNWTLGILCYEFLYGVPPFEAESQSDTFRRIMKVDLSFPSTPHVTEEAKDLILRLLVKDSSKRLSLQKIMEHPWIVKKADPT